One window from the genome of Salvia splendens isolate huo1 chromosome 9, SspV2, whole genome shotgun sequence encodes:
- the LOC121749423 gene encoding uncharacterized mitochondrial protein AtMg00810-like: protein MLENHDPKLYRSIVGALQYATITRPHINFVVNKIHKSNGFISSFSDSDLASDLDDRRSTSGICTYYGNNPISWCAKKQGVVARSSTEAEYRNLALAAQRLHG, encoded by the exons ATGTTGGAGAACCATGATCCAAAGTTGTATAGAAGCATTGTAGGAGCTTTACAATATGCTACTATTACAAGACCCCACATCAATTTTGTTGTTAACAAG ATTCATAAGTCCAATGGTTTTATTTCTAGTTTTTCTGATTCTGATTTGGCCTCTGATTTAGATGATAGAAGATCTACCAGTGGAATTTGCACATATTATGGGAATAATCCGATTTCTTGGTGTGCAAAGAAGCAAGGAGTTGTGGCTAGGTCTAGCACTGAAGCAGAATACAGGAATTTAGCTTTAGCAGCTCAGAGGTTGCATGGTTGA
- the LOC121749765 gene encoding transmembrane protein 230-like, which yields MAYVDHAFSISDEDIMMESSYSFNNKPPIKEIALALSLLVFGLLGIVLGSLMAVNKVGGDRAHGTFFAMLGGILFLPGFYYTRIAYYAYKGYKGFSFANIPPV from the exons ATGGCATATGTCGACCACGCGTTCTCGATTTCCGACGAGGACATCATGATGGAATCCTCATACAGTTTCAATAACAAGCCCCCCATCAAGGAGATCGCCCTCGCCCTATCCCTCCTCGTCTTCGGCTTGCTCGGAATCGTCCTCGGCTCCCTCATGGCCGTCAATAAAGTCGGCGGCGACCGCGCTCACG GGACTTTTTTCGCCATGCTAGGTGGAATTTTATTCCTTCCTGGATTCTACTATACACGGATTGCATACTATGCATACAAAGGTTACAAAGGTTTCTCCTTTGCCAACATACCTCCTGTCTAG